A single window of Paenibacillus sp. SYP-B4298 DNA harbors:
- a CDS encoding GerMN domain-containing protein: MTRRQWIVKAVPALLITASLVVTGGCGLFSKQATSEIDPPPADWQEKYGDAEQTMAMAEGEGSQLTVYLKDRNGYIAPVTLAVPLADNQLPEQAALEVMVDGGPYASLLPDGFEPVLSKGTQILKLDLVKDQELAIVDVNDYFTGYNAQDERKIVEAVTWTLTGFPEVKQVQLRQNGEKLAEMPVDGFPLAGTLTRHIGINLERADGVDYARSTPVTLYFSALTPDDTHYYVPVTRLIDRSEDVAAAAMHQLIAGPMSSSHLTRVMTDDLQVGSIKVEQGVVTVDLLDETYKEGQLTPSEMIQSVILSLTENTGASKVRIHLNGSANVTGTDNRSYSEPVDRPSYLNAIKS; encoded by the coding sequence ATGACACGCCGACAATGGATAGTAAAAGCTGTACCTGCCTTGCTTATTACAGCATCGCTGGTTGTAACGGGGGGCTGTGGCCTGTTCTCCAAGCAGGCAACAAGCGAGATTGATCCGCCGCCGGCTGATTGGCAGGAGAAATATGGGGATGCCGAGCAGACGATGGCAATGGCCGAGGGCGAAGGGAGCCAACTGACGGTCTACTTGAAGGATCGCAACGGCTATATCGCTCCCGTGACGCTGGCGGTGCCGCTCGCGGATAATCAGCTTCCCGAGCAAGCGGCGCTAGAGGTGATGGTGGACGGCGGCCCTTATGCGAGCCTGCTGCCGGATGGCTTCGAGCCGGTGCTATCCAAGGGTACGCAAATTCTCAAGCTCGATCTAGTGAAGGATCAGGAGCTGGCAATTGTAGATGTGAATGATTATTTTACGGGATATAATGCGCAGGATGAACGCAAGATTGTCGAGGCAGTGACATGGACGCTGACCGGCTTCCCTGAGGTGAAGCAGGTGCAGCTAAGGCAGAACGGCGAGAAGCTGGCTGAGATGCCGGTAGACGGCTTTCCGCTAGCTGGAACGCTCACCCGTCATATCGGTATTAATCTGGAGCGAGCTGATGGAGTGGACTATGCACGCTCGACGCCAGTTACCTTGTACTTCTCGGCGCTTACCCCTGATGACACGCATTATTATGTTCCGGTGACGCGCCTGATCGACCGCAGCGAGGATGTAGCCGCCGCAGCCATGCATCAGCTTATTGCCGGCCCGATGTCATCGAGTCATCTGACCCGCGTCATGACCGATGATCTGCAGGTGGGCAGCATTAAGGTAGAGCAGGGCGTGGTTACCGTCGACCTGCTGGATGAGACGTATAAGGAAGGACAGTTGACGCCATCGGAGATGATCCAGTCCGTCATCTTGTCGCTGACAGAGAACACCGGAGCGAGCAAGGTTCGCATTCATCTGAACGGGAGCGCCAATGTAACCGGAACAGATAACCGCAGCTATAGCGAGCCGGTG
- a CDS encoding MBL fold metallo-hydrolase → MSAQEQEGAVIALESGWLQVKVPLPFSLRWVNSYLIREPDGYTVIDPGLHTPEAAALWERVLKERGIDWGMIRRVLLTHQHPDHYGLAGWFQQRSGAPVYMSRLAHGYAVRMWGEQRSMGAEWAALFAQHGLPGELLAQIEPHLESFVAQVSPQPQVSYLEPDGQVTLGGEAWELLHTPGHATGHLCLYQRQRRWMLCGDQVLPDITPNVSLIPGDTDSNPLRSFLASLEYLLQYEVKQAFPGHRMPFNGFAQRIAELQRHHERRLGELEQWLVSEPQHAYALCIRMFGQRIGGNIHHLRFALSETLAHLRYLETEGRITRLETAEGIVYTS, encoded by the coding sequence ATGAGCGCGCAGGAGCAGGAAGGGGCGGTCATCGCTCTGGAGAGCGGCTGGCTGCAGGTGAAGGTGCCGCTGCCATTCTCGCTGCGCTGGGTGAACAGCTATCTGATCCGCGAGCCGGACGGCTATACGGTGATCGACCCAGGGCTGCACACCCCTGAGGCGGCGGCGCTATGGGAGCGTGTGCTGAAGGAGCGAGGCATTGACTGGGGAATGATCCGACGTGTGTTGCTAACGCATCAGCATCCCGACCATTATGGGCTTGCAGGCTGGTTTCAGCAGCGTAGCGGCGCACCGGTCTACATGTCGCGCCTGGCGCACGGCTATGCGGTGCGGATGTGGGGCGAGCAGCGCAGCATGGGCGCCGAGTGGGCGGCGCTGTTCGCACAGCATGGGCTGCCTGGCGAGCTGCTGGCGCAGATTGAGCCGCATCTGGAAAGCTTCGTCGCTCAGGTTAGCCCGCAGCCGCAGGTAAGCTATCTGGAGCCCGACGGGCAGGTGACGCTGGGCGGCGAGGCATGGGAGCTGCTGCACACGCCTGGTCATGCGACAGGCCATCTGTGCCTGTACCAGCGCCAGCGCCGCTGGATGCTGTGCGGGGATCAGGTGCTGCCGGACATTACGCCGAATGTAAGTCTCATACCGGGCGACACGGACAGCAATCCACTGCGATCCTTTCTCGCCAGCCTGGAGTACCTGTTGCAATATGAGGTCAAGCAGGCATTTCCGGGGCATCGGATGCCATTCAACGGGTTCGCGCAGCGAATCGCCGAGCTGCAGCGCCATCATGAGCGGAGACTGGGAGAGCTGGAGCAGTGGCTTGTGTCAGAGCCACAGCATGCGTATGCGCTCTGCATCCGCATGTTCGGGCAGCGCATCGGCGGCAATATCCATCATCTGCGCTTTGCATTGTCCGAGACGCTGGCTCATCTGCGCTATCTGGAGACAGAGGGGCGAATTACCAGGCTGGAGACGGCGGAGGGCATCGTGTACACGAGCTGA
- a CDS encoding class I SAM-dependent methyltransferase produces MTEWYERSFGADYILIYKHRNWENAQAEARLLAEWMGLPAGSRLLDVGCGMGRHAIALAEQGYKVTGIDLSTHLLQEARRKDVEGQVAFVHGDMRRLPFADGEFDATLNLFTSFGYFDDEEDNVQVLRELRRVLRADGQFLIDYLNPHYIREHLVPRSERLDEESGCTIVETRRIEGNWVKKDIELSVGGEVRQYAEQVCLYGLNWFEAALQQAGLQMEAICGDYDGSPYDELHSKRLIMTGRVLR; encoded by the coding sequence ATGACAGAATGGTACGAGCGCAGCTTCGGCGCTGATTATATATTGATCTACAAGCATCGCAATTGGGAGAATGCCCAGGCGGAGGCGAGGCTGCTGGCAGAGTGGATGGGGCTTCCCGCCGGGTCGCGGCTGCTCGATGTCGGCTGCGGCATGGGGCGTCATGCGATCGCACTGGCGGAGCAGGGCTACAAGGTGACGGGAATCGACCTGTCCACTCATCTGCTCCAGGAGGCGCGGAGGAAGGACGTGGAGGGCCAGGTTGCCTTCGTGCACGGGGACATGCGGCGCCTGCCATTTGCGGATGGGGAGTTTGATGCGACGCTCAATCTGTTCACCTCATTCGGATACTTCGATGATGAGGAGGACAATGTGCAGGTGCTGCGCGAGCTGCGGCGGGTATTGCGAGCAGATGGCCAATTCCTGATCGATTACTTGAACCCGCATTATATTCGCGAGCATCTCGTTCCCCGTTCCGAGCGCCTCGATGAAGAGAGCGGCTGCACCATTGTGGAGACGCGAAGGATCGAGGGAAACTGGGTGAAGAAGGATATCGAGCTGAGCGTGGGCGGCGAAGTGCGGCAATATGCGGAGCAGGTGTGTCTCTACGGGCTGAATTGGTTCGAGGCTGCTCTGCAGCAAGCCGGCTTGCAGATGGAGGCGATATGCGGCGACTATGATGGATCGCCCTACGATGAGCTTCATTCGAAGCGACTCATTATGACCGGGCGGGTATTAAGATGA
- a CDS encoding spore germination protein → MINRILTLFADSKDLITKRMKNDDTYMEIAYIDSLCDESKISEGIFVPFSRNKKPFHDIVQFSSEFKPVHEITEWSSSLLRGYVLIYIHSKYYSYDASRIIRVESQTTQVESSIQGPQIALTEDLKDGLNLIRNRYPEPSLSVEERTIGTVTKTRIALLFDSRRVNSKVLANVRSKLLEVNMETLHSAGELVKYLSGNRKHLFPTMLITERPDRISNNLAKGKIVLLIHGSMFGIILPVTFFDFMSSMDDRYESYWMSHALMIMRYISIFLTITLPALYIAIVSYNPELFRVQLAFSIAGSRSAVPYPSFVEVLVMLFMIEMLVEASVRLPRYIGSTGTTVGGLILGQAAQQAGLVSSIMIIVTSVVAITNFVIPNNAMSIAIRFMKYPLIVLAIFYGITGVVIGMFSYCVYLGSLRSFGVPYFRLPGKLIPSEEGDLGQVSSS, encoded by the coding sequence ATGATTAACCGGATATTGACGTTGTTTGCAGATTCCAAGGATCTGATTACGAAGCGCATGAAGAACGACGATACCTACATGGAGATTGCCTATATCGACTCGCTATGTGACGAGAGCAAGATTTCCGAGGGGATCTTCGTTCCCTTCTCTCGCAATAAGAAGCCCTTCCACGACATTGTTCAGTTCAGCTCGGAATTCAAGCCCGTGCACGAAATAACCGAATGGAGCAGCTCGCTGCTGCGCGGCTATGTGCTCATCTATATCCATAGTAAATATTATTCCTATGATGCCTCTCGCATCATTCGCGTCGAGAGTCAGACGACCCAGGTGGAGAGCTCCATTCAAGGGCCGCAGATCGCATTGACCGAGGATCTGAAGGATGGGCTCAATCTCATCCGCAACCGTTATCCCGAGCCGAGCCTCAGTGTGGAGGAGCGAACCATCGGCACGGTAACCAAGACGAGAATTGCCCTGTTATTCGACAGCCGCAGGGTCAACTCCAAGGTGCTGGCCAATGTGCGAAGCAAGCTGCTGGAGGTCAATATGGAGACGCTGCATTCCGCAGGCGAATTAGTGAAATATCTATCGGGCAATCGCAAGCATCTGTTCCCGACCATGCTCATCACCGAGCGGCCCGACCGTATCAGCAATAATCTGGCCAAGGGAAAGATCGTCCTGCTAATCCACGGCAGCATGTTTGGCATTATACTGCCTGTCACCTTCTTTGACTTTATGAGCTCGATGGATGACCGCTACGAAAGCTACTGGATGAGCCATGCGCTGATGATCATGCGCTATATCTCCATCTTCCTGACCATTACGCTGCCTGCGCTCTACATCGCCATCGTCTCCTATAACCCGGAGCTGTTCCGGGTGCAGCTTGCCTTCTCGATTGCCGGGAGCCGCTCCGCGGTGCCATATCCCTCCTTCGTTGAAGTGCTTGTCATGCTGTTTATGATTGAGATGCTCGTGGAAGCCAGCGTTCGCCTGCCGCGCTACATCGGCTCGACAGGAACTACAGTGGGCGGCCTCATATTGGGGCAGGCTGCCCAGCAGGCGGGGCTCGTCAGCAGCATTATGATTATCGTTACTTCTGTCGTTGCCATCACCAATTTTGTCATCCCTAACAATGCGATGTCTATAGCCATTCGCTTCATGAAGTATCCACTCATCGTCCTGGCGATATTCTATGGCATTACCGGGGTCGTGATCGGCATGTTCAGCTATTGTGTCTATCTTGGAAGCCTGCGCAGCTTCGGTGTGCCGTACTTCCGGTTGCCAGGGAAGCTGATCCCAAGCGAGGAGGGCGATCTGGGTCAGGTGAGCTCATCATGA
- a CDS encoding GerAB/ArcD/ProY family transporter codes for MNRYFYYGFLYVALINIMLFVPNILLQNRYTGSISSMALAIPAGTLFALLFASSITKFPGKAIPEIMYEHHPRWLVSPVLWMMAIVYFLGSVIVLVAFSVVINRFYNPDTSSAVVLYLLIAASVYYSTRSTLSLLFILEMMIIINAPLIFFVLGKALFSSSFNWDAIRTVANYFRVRPNIESFAAATYIFSGYLNMSMVNRALPPNFRLKYRWLIPLIGTIALLSSVFIPIGFHGTEGVEEYLFVWSVTADSMKMEYGFIERVLFLYLILYLNLTLLFTTFGWHQAMEFIKSTFKSHTPKLDEDKTTRSNWIIGIAFAVITALYSLAVNEKLNFNIAAVWLIVRLFVELLAVVWLFILSYKQVRRARAKRKEGNEE; via the coding sequence ATGAACCGCTATTTCTATTATGGATTTCTATACGTGGCATTGATCAACATCATGCTGTTCGTGCCCAATATCCTCCTGCAGAACCGCTATACCGGCTCCATCTCCTCCATGGCGCTGGCCATTCCTGCAGGTACGCTGTTTGCTCTGCTGTTCGCATCCTCCATCACGAAATTTCCGGGCAAGGCCATTCCCGAAATTATGTACGAGCATCATCCCCGCTGGCTTGTTTCTCCAGTGCTATGGATGATGGCAATCGTCTATTTTCTTGGCTCTGTCATCGTGCTGGTGGCCTTCTCCGTCGTCATTAACCGTTTCTATAACCCGGATACGAGCTCTGCGGTCGTGTTATATTTACTCATCGCTGCCAGTGTCTATTATTCCACCCGATCCACGCTGTCCTTGCTGTTTATTCTGGAGATGATGATCATTATCAATGCGCCGCTCATCTTCTTCGTGCTAGGCAAAGCGCTATTCTCGAGCAGCTTCAATTGGGACGCGATCCGCACGGTTGCCAATTATTTTCGCGTCAGGCCCAACATTGAATCCTTTGCTGCAGCCACCTATATTTTCTCGGGCTATCTGAACATGTCCATGGTGAACCGGGCGCTGCCGCCGAACTTCCGGCTGAAGTACCGCTGGCTTATCCCGCTCATTGGCACAATAGCCTTGTTGTCCTCCGTATTCATCCCGATCGGGTTTCACGGAACAGAGGGGGTCGAGGAGTACTTGTTTGTCTGGAGCGTCACAGCCGATTCGATGAAGATGGAATACGGCTTTATAGAGCGTGTGCTCTTCCTGTACCTGATCCTTTATCTGAATCTGACGCTGCTATTCACGACCTTCGGATGGCATCAGGCGATGGAATTTATCAAGAGCACCTTCAAGTCCCACACGCCCAAGCTTGATGAGGACAAGACAACGCGAAGCAACTGGATCATTGGCATCGCCTTTGCCGTCATTACAGCGCTCTACAGTCTTGCCGTGAATGAGAAGCTTAACTTCAACATTGCCGCAGTCTGGCTCATCGTGCGCTTGTTCGTCGAGTTACTCGCAGTGGTCTGGCTGTTCATCCTGTCCTACAAGCAAGTCAGGAGGGCACGAGCCAAAAGGAAGGAGGGAAACGAAGAATGA
- a CDS encoding Ger(x)C family spore germination protein: MRGSTTRIAASLLVLLLLGGCGFKDIDKRLFVVATGIDNSGNPDKPYRITLRLAVTSPKIEPGAGQSQVETIEARTIAEGVRELKSYVDKELDFGQCKIFMIGEQLARTEIKPPLSWMIRRRDIQAISNVSIGYPSAEAILQIEPKTERYPGNMLFLSFGQEGTESSYTVTQLAFELGRRLTEKGLDPILPIIYPDNGSYRINQAGIFNKEKLLTILKPEETQLFNQISNTELKSSIGGNVEEDPYVLTVGSIRSTYRTNKNDQGKLVIEFNIRMKGLLEEAPKMVFNKDWSVIEHHIATQYNTSVKKLLTKFQKLGVDPIGFGLRYRATHYSGDGSSWKEWLSLYPEAEFKVNTKITVEGTGLIK; this comes from the coding sequence ATGAGAGGGTCGACTACCCGCATCGCGGCTAGCCTATTGGTTCTCCTGCTGCTTGGCGGATGCGGCTTCAAGGATATAGACAAACGATTATTCGTGGTGGCGACGGGCATCGATAACAGCGGCAATCCGGACAAGCCGTACCGCATTACGTTGCGTCTGGCCGTTACATCGCCCAAGATTGAGCCTGGAGCAGGCCAATCGCAAGTAGAGACCATCGAAGCGCGGACGATTGCGGAGGGGGTACGTGAGCTGAAGTCCTATGTGGATAAAGAGCTGGATTTCGGCCAATGCAAAATCTTTATGATCGGGGAACAGCTTGCTCGTACCGAAATTAAACCCCCTCTCTCCTGGATGATCCGTCGGCGGGACATTCAGGCGATCTCCAATGTCTCGATCGGCTATCCCAGCGCGGAAGCAATCCTGCAGATTGAGCCGAAGACCGAGCGCTACCCTGGCAATATGCTGTTTCTGTCGTTCGGGCAGGAAGGGACAGAATCGTCCTATACGGTGACGCAGCTCGCATTCGAGCTAGGCAGACGGCTCACCGAGAAGGGGCTGGATCCGATTCTGCCAATCATTTACCCGGATAATGGCTCGTACCGGATCAACCAGGCCGGAATCTTCAACAAAGAGAAGCTATTGACAATCCTCAAGCCTGAGGAGACACAACTGTTCAACCAGATTTCCAATACGGAGCTGAAGTCCAGCATCGGGGGCAATGTTGAGGAGGACCCTTATGTACTGACCGTCGGCAGCATCAGATCCACCTATAGAACCAACAAAAATGACCAGGGCAAGCTGGTCATCGAGTTCAATATTCGAATGAAGGGTCTGCTGGAGGAAGCGCCCAAGATGGTGTTCAATAAGGACTGGAGTGTGATCGAACATCACATAGCCACCCAATACAATACATCCGTCAAGAAGCTGCTAACCAAGTTTCAGAAGCTGGGTGTCGACCCGATCGGCTTCGGCCTGCGCTACCGGGCGACCCATTACAGCGGCGACGGCTCCTCCTGGAAGGAGTGGCTGAGCTTGTACCCCGAAGCCGAATTCAAGGTCAACACAAAAATCACGGTCGAAGGCACAGGCTTGATCAAATAA
- the fni gene encoding type 2 isopentenyl-diphosphate Delta-isomerase, with protein MMNGKCAPLVGRTFHRQLNGLKYGTAVAVCQLVHDELRLHEELGWLYGEDMEGERQMTTLRDKHSKQEGKTDNAADAAAQAARSSAGEGALHSEASVQIAEATAKRKGEHIRICLEEQVQGSGITTGLERLRFRHCALPELALNEISLESEWLGRRLQAPLLVSSMTGGTAEAGEINRRLAVAAQAHGWAIGLGSMRAAIENAEVAPTFQIRSYAPDVPIIANLGAVQFNYGYGVEQCRRAVELADADALVLHLNSMQEIFQMEGDTDFGGLLRKIEQVCAALDVPVGIKEVGWGVDGETARALQGAGVAFIDAAGAGGTSWSQVEKFRSADPMKRLAAEAFADWGNSTADCIAEIREAAPEALLIASGGLASGVDAAKALALGANLAGFGRMLLPAAALQGASPDRWEEALHRQFAQIAFELRAVMFGIGAGDIEALRHTSRLIRQ; from the coding sequence ATGATGAACGGAAAGTGTGCGCCGTTGGTGGGCAGGACATTCCATCGACAGTTGAACGGCTTAAAGTACGGTACAGCAGTGGCGGTGTGTCAGCTTGTTCATGATGAGCTCAGGCTGCATGAAGAGCTGGGCTGGTTGTACGGTGAGGATATGGAAGGAGAGAGACAGATGACAACGCTTCGGGACAAGCATAGCAAGCAGGAAGGGAAGACGGATAACGCGGCAGATGCAGCGGCGCAAGCTGCTCGAAGCTCGGCAGGAGAAGGGGCTCTGCATAGTGAAGCTTCGGTACAGATTGCGGAGGCGACGGCGAAGCGCAAAGGGGAGCATATTCGGATCTGTCTGGAGGAGCAGGTGCAGGGGAGTGGAATCACCACAGGCCTGGAGCGCTTACGGTTCCGGCATTGTGCGCTGCCCGAGCTTGCGCTGAATGAGATTTCGCTGGAGAGCGAATGGTTGGGACGCCGCCTGCAGGCGCCGCTGCTGGTCAGCTCGATGACTGGCGGTACAGCCGAGGCCGGTGAAATTAACCGTAGATTGGCAGTAGCCGCGCAGGCGCATGGCTGGGCGATTGGTCTTGGATCCATGCGGGCAGCGATCGAGAATGCGGAGGTGGCGCCAACCTTTCAGATTCGCAGCTATGCGCCGGATGTGCCGATTATTGCGAATCTGGGAGCGGTGCAATTCAATTACGGCTACGGAGTGGAGCAATGCCGCAGGGCAGTCGAGCTGGCGGATGCGGATGCATTGGTGCTTCATCTGAACAGCATGCAGGAGATATTCCAGATGGAGGGGGATACGGATTTTGGCGGCCTGCTGCGCAAGATCGAGCAGGTGTGCGCTGCTCTGGACGTGCCAGTCGGGATCAAGGAGGTCGGCTGGGGCGTGGACGGGGAGACCGCACGCGCTCTGCAGGGTGCGGGTGTCGCGTTCATCGATGCGGCTGGCGCAGGGGGCACCTCCTGGAGCCAGGTAGAGAAATTCCGCAGCGCCGACCCAATGAAGCGGCTTGCCGCCGAGGCGTTTGCCGATTGGGGCAACAGTACGGCCGATTGCATCGCGGAGATTCGCGAGGCGGCGCCGGAGGCGCTGCTGATTGCCAGCGGCGGGCTGGCCAGCGGCGTAGATGCGGCCAAGGCGCTGGCGCTAGGGGCGAATCTGGCAGGCTTCGGCCGTATGTTGCTGCCGGCTGCCGCACTCCAGGGCGCCTCGCCGGATCGCTGGGAGGAGGCGCTCCATCGCCAATTTGCACAGATTGCCTTTGAGCTGCGTGCGGTCATGTTCGGTATCGGCGCAGGGGATATCGAAGCGCTGCGTCATACAAGTCGGTTAATACGGCAGTAG
- the nagB gene encoding glucosamine-6-phosphate deaminase: MKIKVFAGQDELDRYAAGLLLHIVSQQERPVLGLATGSTPIGIYQAMVQAASQSGLSFRHATTYNLDEYVGLAPDHEQSYRYYMEKHLFRHLDIPASQTHIPDGRAVDLQAECRRYDAMLAAQPLDVQLLGIGHNGHIGFNEPAEELRSGTHVVQLKEETRAANARFFNHQDEVPDRALTMGVGSILKAKQIILVARGADKAQIVKQALQGPITTRVPASLLQTHAHVTVLLDRDAGREWMEDGTKVEMAHS, encoded by the coding sequence ATGAAGATCAAGGTATTTGCAGGACAAGATGAGCTGGATCGCTACGCTGCGGGACTGCTCTTACACATCGTAAGCCAACAGGAGCGTCCTGTATTAGGACTGGCAACTGGCTCTACTCCGATCGGCATCTATCAAGCTATGGTTCAGGCGGCGTCGCAGTCGGGGCTTTCCTTCCGCCATGCAACCACGTATAATTTGGATGAATACGTCGGTCTTGCCCCCGACCATGAGCAAAGCTACCGTTATTACATGGAGAAGCACCTGTTCCGCCATCTGGATATACCTGCCTCCCAGACGCATATTCCCGATGGACGGGCAGTTGATCTGCAGGCAGAGTGCCGCAGATATGATGCGATGCTCGCCGCGCAGCCGCTGGATGTCCAACTGCTCGGCATTGGCCATAACGGACATATCGGCTTCAATGAGCCGGCCGAGGAGCTGCGCAGCGGAACGCATGTGGTCCAGTTGAAGGAGGAGACGCGGGCGGCCAACGCCAGATTCTTCAACCATCAAGACGAAGTGCCTGATCGTGCGCTAACGATGGGGGTAGGCTCGATACTGAAGGCCAAACAGATCATACTCGTCGCCAGAGGAGCGGACAAGGCTCAGATTGTGAAGCAGGCTCTGCAGGGACCGATAACGACCCGTGTTCCTGCTTCTCTGCTGCAGACTCATGCCCATGTAACCGTTCTGCTGGACCGGGATGCAGGAAGGGAATGGATGGAAGATGGAACGAAAGTCGAAATGGCACATTCATAA
- the nagA gene encoding N-acetylglucosamine-6-phosphate deacetylase has product MERKSKWHIHNVQLVLEDRVVEGAVSVENGQIAAVLPAGSRLPDDGRPVLDGGGGYLLPGFIDMHIHGGNGSEYMEATMDAFSTISRFHAGHGTTGLLATTVTASREDTEAVLRCADAFRQESGSYAKLLGVHLEGPFISPKWPGAQNPSYITEPQLDWVQDWEARYPGLIRQLTLAPESKGALELIGWLSKRGIIAAAGHTDADYETILTAADYGLSQAVHTYNAMTPLHHRKPGTVGAVLTHDGICAELIADGHHVHPGAIKLLLRAKPLEQVVLITDAMSAAGLGNGTYKLGELDVLVQEGVATLAKEGNLAGSTLTMIQAFRFMMEQAGLSIWEASQLGSANPARRLGLWEQTGSIAAGKHADLVWTDSDFQIRQTWVEGKPVLTDGV; this is encoded by the coding sequence ATGGAACGAAAGTCGAAATGGCACATTCATAATGTACAGCTCGTTCTTGAGGATCGTGTAGTTGAAGGCGCGGTAAGCGTGGAGAATGGTCAGATTGCCGCGGTACTGCCTGCGGGGAGTCGCCTGCCCGATGACGGCCGGCCTGTACTCGACGGGGGCGGCGGCTATCTGCTGCCAGGCTTCATCGATATGCACATCCATGGCGGCAATGGGAGCGAATATATGGAGGCGACGATGGATGCTTTCTCTACCATCTCCCGCTTTCATGCCGGACACGGCACGACCGGCCTGCTCGCCACGACCGTTACAGCCTCTCGTGAGGATACCGAAGCGGTGCTTCGCTGTGCTGATGCTTTTCGTCAGGAAAGTGGCAGCTATGCCAAGCTGCTGGGCGTTCATCTGGAGGGGCCGTTCATCAGTCCCAAGTGGCCCGGCGCACAGAATCCGTCCTACATCACGGAGCCGCAGCTCGATTGGGTTCAGGACTGGGAGGCTCGCTATCCTGGACTAATCCGCCAACTGACCTTGGCTCCGGAGAGCAAGGGAGCGCTGGAGCTGATCGGCTGGCTAAGCAAGCGGGGCATTATCGCCGCTGCCGGGCATACCGATGCGGATTATGAGACGATCCTGACAGCGGCAGATTACGGGCTGAGTCAGGCCGTTCATACGTATAATGCGATGACGCCGCTCCATCACCGCAAGCCGGGCACCGTCGGTGCTGTACTGACCCATGATGGCATCTGCGCCGAGCTGATTGCCGACGGGCATCATGTACATCCAGGCGCTATCAAGCTCCTGCTGCGCGCCAAGCCGCTAGAGCAGGTCGTGCTCATCACTGACGCGATGTCTGCAGCCGGGCTGGGCAACGGTACGTACAAGCTTGGCGAGCTGGACGTGCTCGTGCAGGAAGGCGTAGCCACGCTGGCTAAGGAAGGCAATCTGGCGGGCAGCACGCTGACGATGATTCAGGCATTCCGCTTCATGATGGAGCAGGCAGGTCTGAGCATATGGGAAGCCAGTCAACTGGGCAGCGCCAATCCTGCCCGCCGCCTCGGGCTGTGGGAACAGACCGGAAGCATCGCCGCAGGCAAGCATGCCGATCTCGTCTGGACAGACAGCGACTTCCAGATTCGGCAAACCTGGGTCGAAGGGAAGCCTGTGCTGACCGATGGGGTGTAA
- a CDS encoding DeoR/GlpR family DNA-binding transcription regulator encodes MSEAQGSKGQRRRDQLMLLLKQQGKISIPEIVERFGCSEATARRDLETMEKTEPIIRTLGGALYRGMHAVHDLAFAEKTEISYLEKERIAAKAASLIHEGDVVGLSGGTTNYLLAKLLKVRRGITVVTNAINIAMELAGSDIQVVVTGGIMRHNSFELCGPLGEGMVAQLHIGKMFIGADGMTAESGITVYSEQEAQIAKALLRRSRWTYVLFDHTKLGHTSLFSVATPDQLHGLITDRPLPEELSAALGAVLGGKGLEIHIADV; translated from the coding sequence ATGAGCGAAGCGCAAGGTTCGAAAGGACAGCGCCGCAGAGACCAGCTCATGCTGCTGCTGAAGCAGCAGGGCAAAATATCGATCCCGGAGATCGTGGAGCGCTTCGGCTGCTCGGAAGCGACGGCCAGGCGCGATCTGGAGACAATGGAGAAGACGGAGCCGATCATACGCACGCTAGGCGGGGCATTGTATAGGGGGATGCACGCCGTCCATGATCTGGCATTTGCCGAGAAGACGGAGATTTCCTATCTGGAGAAGGAGCGAATCGCCGCCAAGGCCGCCTCGCTCATCCATGAGGGAGACGTGGTGGGCTTGTCGGGAGGCACGACGAACTACCTGCTGGCCAAGCTGCTCAAGGTGCGGCGCGGCATCACTGTGGTCACCAATGCAATCAATATTGCGATGGAGCTGGCGGGCAGCGATATTCAGGTGGTGGTCACCGGAGGCATTATGCGGCATAACAGCTTTGAGCTATGCGGGCCGCTGGGTGAGGGCATGGTAGCCCAGCTCCATATAGGCAAAATGTTCATTGGGGCAGACGGCATGACAGCAGAGAGCGGCATTACGGTCTACTCGGAGCAGGAAGCCCAGATCGCCAAAGCACTGCTGCGGCGCTCCAGATGGACGTATGTGCTGTTCGACCATACGAAGCTGGGTCACACCTCGCTGTTCTCGGTGGCTACCCCGGATCAACTGCATGGTCTAATTACGGATCGGCCATTGCCTGAGGAACTGAGCGCTGCACTAGGAGCTGTACTAGGAGGCAAGGGGCTGGAGATTCATATTGCCGATGTCTAG